The following proteins come from a genomic window of Gossypium raimondii isolate GPD5lz chromosome 5, ASM2569854v1, whole genome shotgun sequence:
- the LOC105768597 gene encoding uridine kinase-like protein 3 isoform X2, producing the protein MGSAAVEDMIEASSGVHFSGFHMDGLDSRHIKKPMISPATENMHNQPFLIGVAGGAASGKTTVCDMIIQQLHDQRVVLVNQDSFYHKLTEEELARVHEYNFDHPDAFDTEKLLDSIDNLRHGRAVDIPKYDFKSYKLDVFPVRRVNPSDVIILEGILIFHDPRVRELMNMKIFVDTDADVRLARRITRDTVGKSRDIGAVLDQYSKFVKPAFDDFILPTKKYADIIIPRGGDNHVAIDLIVQHIRTKLGQHDLCKIYPNLYVIQSTFQIRGMHTLIRDSQTTKHDFVFYADRLIRLVVEHGLGHLPFTEKQVITPTGSVYTGVDFCKRLCGVSIIRSGESMENALRACCKGIKIGKILIHREGDNGQQLIYEKLPQDISKRHVLLLDPILGTGNSAVQAISLLIKKGVPESNIIFLNLISAPQGVHMVCKSFPRLKIVTSEIDIGLNKDFCVIPGMGEFGDRYFGTDDDDDQKVVTPMQQSC; encoded by the exons ATGGGTTCTGCAGCAGTTGAAGATATGATAGAGGCTTCTTCTGGGGTTCATTTTTCTGGGTTCCACATGGATGGTTTGGATTCTAGACATATCAAGAAGCCTATGATTTCACCGGCTACTGAAAATATGCATAATCAACCTTTTCTTATCG GAGTTGCTGGTGGAGCAGCGTCCGGTAAGACTACAGTTTGTGATATGATTATTCAGCAACTTCACGATCAACGTGTGGTATTAGTTAATCAG GATTCCTTTTATCACAAACTCACTGAAGAGGAACTTGCAAGAGTTCATGAATACAACTTTGACCATCCCG ATGCATTTGACACAGAGAAATTATTAGATTCTATAGATAACTTAAGGCATGGCCGAGCAGTAGATattccaaaatatgatttcaaAAGTTATAAGCTTGATGTTTTTCCCGTAAGAAGG GTTAATCCTTCTGATGTTATAATTTTGGAAGGGATACTTATTTTCCATGATCCTCGCGTCCGAGAGTTGATGAACAtgaaaatatttgttgataCAG ATGCTGATGTGCGACTGGCAAGAAGAATAACGCGTGATACTGTTGGGAAGAGCAGAGATATTGGTGCTGTCCTTGATCAG TATTCAAAATTTGTGAAGCCAGCTTTTGATGACTTTATACTTCCAACAAAGAAATATGCAGATATCATCATTCCCCGAGGAGGAGATAATCATGTAGCAATTGATTTGATTGTACAACATATTAGGACGAAGCTTGGCCAGCATGATCTCTGTAAAATCTACCCGAATCTATATGTCATTCAATCAACTTTTCAG ATACGAGGCATGCATACCCTTATTCGTGACTCTCAAACAACGAAACATGACTTTGTTTTTTATGCTGATCGATTGATTCGTCTG GTTGTTgaacatgggctgggacatCTGCCATTTACAGAGAAGCAGGTGATCACTCCTACAG GGTCTGTATATACAGGTGTGGATTTCTGTAAGAGATTATGTGGAGTCTCTATTATTCGGAG TGGTGAGAGTATGGAGAATGCTTTGCGAGCATGTTGCAAAGGTATCAAGATTGGCAAGATTCTTATTCATAGGGAAGGTGACAACGGTCAACAG CTTATCTATGAAAAATTACCACAAGACATCTCCAAAAGGCATGTGCTACTACTGGATCCTATTCTAGGCACAG GCAATTCAGCCGTCCAAGCTATTTCATTGCTTATAAAAAAGGGTGTACCAGAGTCCAACATCATATTTCTCAATCTCATATCT GCACCGCAAGGTGTACATATGGTCTGCAAAAGCTTCCCAAGACTAAAGATCGTGACATCCGAGATTGATATTGGTTTAAACAAAGATTTCTGTGTTATCCCCGGAATGGGTGAGTTTGGAGACCGATATTTCGGAacagatgatgatgatgaccaGAAAGTGGTGACCCCTATGCAACAGTCATGCTGA
- the LOC105768595 gene encoding uncharacterized protein LOC105768595 produces the protein MLKNLKGAALPNVPRPPPSTGKQKENQVTTDNAAQCSVTSIYGANIGDLYRKVTATWCKSPVSHSFTISVESPCDDQSHNTCKIDLNGWQFWGKKGLKNIEIDGERVDIYWDFRETKFNASPEPCSDYYVAMVCDEKVVLVIGDMKKDALKRTKKKLSLIDPNLLCKQEHICGKRLFCSKTKLGEGIQEHDIIIENCLSDPDDPEMWVTIDGTTIIRVMNLHWRFRGNEIVTVNKTPIQIFWDVHDWLYNKSSSSHGLFIFIPGEPDSNSIINSDDDCNINVPKFCYVLYAWKTE, from the coding sequence atgttaaaaaatctCAAGGGAGCTGCATTACCTAATGTTCCAAGGCCACCGCCATCAACGGGGAAACAGAAGGAGAATCAGGTAACAACGGATAATGCTGCACAATGTTCAGTCACCTCTATCTACGGTGCCAATATTGGGGACTTGTACCGCAAAGTAACGGCTACATGGTGCAAAAGCCCGGTTAGCCATTCGTTTACTATAAGTGTAGAAAGTCCTTGTGATGATCAAAGCCATAATACCTGCAAGATTGATTTAAATGGATGgcaattttggggaaaaaaaggTCTGAAAAACATCGAAATAGATGGCGAAAGGGTCGATATTTATTGGGATTTTCGAGAAACGAAGTTCAATGCTAGCCCCGAGCCTTGCTCAGACTATTATGTAGCAATGGTGTGTGATGAAAAAGTGGTATTAGTTATAGGTGACATGAAAAAAGATGCTTTAAAAAGAACCAAGAAAAAACTTTCCTTGATAGACCCTAACTTGTTGTGCAAGCAAGAGCATATTTGTGGGAAAAGACTCTTTTGTTCCAAGACCAAACTTGGTGAAGGGATACAAGAACACGACATTATAATCGAGAACTGTCTATCCGATCCCGATGATCCCGAAATGTGGGTTACCATAGACGGTACCACCATCATTCGAGTTATGAACCTTCATTGGAGGTTCAGAGGAAATGAAATAGTCACAGTtaacaaaacacctatacaaaTTTTCTGGGATGTACATGACTGGTTATATAATAAATCCAGTTCAAGCCAtggattatttattttcataccAGGTGAACCGGATTCAAACTCTATCATCAACAGTGATGATGATTGCAACATAAATGTTCCAaagttttgttatgttttatatGCTTGGAAAACTGAGTAG
- the LOC105768594 gene encoding kinesin-like protein KIN-14F: MPQLINSNSIFTSPSKNLKGLKALLSNNVEPSNTDDVFNENELAQRKAEEAASRRYQAAEWLRQMDQGASETLPKEPSEEEFCLALRNGLILCNVLNKVNPGAVLKIVENPVIPDQSTEGAAQSAIQYFENMRNFLVAVKDMQLLTFEASDVEKGGSMTKVVDCILCLKGYYEWKQAGGIGVWRYGGTVKITAFPKGSLPSLIGSESADDSLDGSDSSQYEQLLEFLHLSNEVTIEESKTANALAFLFDRFGLWLLQAYLRDSNGIEEFPLNAMLVDTLISKIVKDFSTLLVYQGTQLGLFLKKLLKADMNSLSKSNFIEAISLYLGQKTSLASNDVSKFCICGGKRDIVRRSISHSAINADLLDLQQREIQDIKLDFQQTKLEVKQIHSNWEEELKRLVHHIKGLEVASSSYHKVLEENRMLYNQVQDLKGTIRVYCRVRPFFQGQTNGQSTVDYIGENGNIMIVNPLKQGKDARKVFSFNKVFGPTVSQEQIYVDTQPLVRSVLDGFNVCIFAYGQTGSGKTYTMSGPDLNTKQTWGVNYRALSDLFQISKERSDFVKYEVGVQMIEIYNEQVRDLLVMDGSNRRLDIRNNSQLNGLNVPDASWVPVASTQDVLELMRTGQKNRAVGATALNERSSRSHSVLTIHVYGKELVSGSILKGCLHLVDLAGSERVDKSEAVGDRLKEAQHINKSLSALGDVISALAQKSAHIPYRNSKLTQVLQDSLGGHAKTLMFVHISPEVNSIGETVSTLKFAERVASIELGAAKSNKETGEIRELKEEISNLKLALEKKEAEVEQLKGGTARSATESQRARAVSPFHFPRRKPESSPRRGDDNRITEARSCSSGKQRRSRFPSVFADKETFPKMPILAEERLLSVVNARSPSPPVRRSLSTDRGALIRSRIKADTVENQPVSKVPFPARVPVNKSLASTTVIPSVDSNSSRVHVSSQEISKQDSISDKLSTTKLHPEHEEEQFRQALNVRQGGIRKSKAESKAKMKHQLPTRLHKTDAAVTLLSEIDAGEKIEEPRKSDFSETENENTLIGSLTSSALKTKRFRQNITRNSQNVEPRGSVQAVEPFLGEKNRQVKDGSKTLMPEFRRSRSSPRGKFLVLP, translated from the exons ATGCCTCAGCTAATCaactctaattcaattttcacttcTCCTTCCAAGAATCTCAAAGGTTTAAAGGCTTTACTCTCTAACAATGTTGAGCCTTCAAACACTGATGATGTCTTCAATGAAAATGAATTAGCTCAAAGAAAAGCTGAAGAAGCAG CTTCAAGGAGGTACCAAGCAGCAGAGTGGTTGAGACAGATGGACCAAGGTGCATCAGAAACCCTGCCCAAAGAACCCTCTGAAGAAGAATTTTGCCTTGCACTTCGAAATGGGCTCATTCTTTGCAATGTCCTTAACAAAGTCAATCCTGGAGCTGTTCTTAAG ATAGTGGAAAATCCAGTAATCCCAGACCAGTCAACAGAAGGAGCAGCACAATCTGCTATTCAGTATTTTGAAAACATGAGGAATTTCTTGGTAGCTGTAAAAGATATGCAGCTCTTGACCTTTGAAGCTTCTGATGTTGAAAAG GGTGGTTCAATGACTAAAGTTGTGGACTGCATTCTATGTCTGAAAGGATATTATGAATGGAAGCAAGCAGGAGGAATTGGAGTTTGGAGATACGGAGGAACTGTAAAGATTACGGCCTTCCCAAAAGGGTCACTACCTTCCTTGATTGGAAGTGAAAGTGCCGACGATTCTCTGGATGGGTCAGATTCATCGCAATATGAACAATTATTGGAGTTTCTCCATCTCTCTAATGAAGTCACAATTGAGGAGTCCAAAACTGCCAATGCTCTAGCTTTTCTTTTTGATCGCTTCGGTCTTTGGCTTCTACAAGCTTACCTTAGAGACAGCAATGGGATTGAAGAATTCCCCTTGAATGCAATG TTAGTAGATACATTAATCAGTAAGATCGTGAAGGACTTCTCAACATTGCTTGTTTACCAAGGAACACAG CTTGGGCTGTTTCTGAAGAAACTCCTGAAAGCTGACATGAATTCTCtatcaaaatccaattttatAGAAGCCATCTCACTATATCTCGGTCAAAAGACTAGCCTGGCATCAAATGATGTCTCCAAGTTCTGCATCTGTGGTGGGAAACGAGACATTGTTCGCCGTAGCATTAGTCATTCTGCCATTAATGCAGACCTTCTTGATCTTCAGCAGAGAGAAATACAG GACATCAAATTAGATTTTCAACAAACAAAGCTTGAAGTCAAACAGATTCATTCAAATTGGGAAGAAGAACTTAAGAGACTAG tgCATCATATCAAGGGTCTCGAAGTGGCATCCTCTTCTTATCACAAGGTATTAGAAGAAAATCGTATGCTTTACAATCAAGTCCAAGACCTCAAAG GAACAATACGAGTTTACTGTCGAGTGAGGCCCTTTTTTCAAGGCCAAACAAACGGACAATCAACTGTGGATTACATAGGAGAAAATGGAAACATCATGATTGTCAATCCTTTAAAGCAGGGCAAAGATGCAAGAAAAGTATTCTCTTTTAACAAAGTGTTTGGACCAACCGTCTCACAAG AACAAATATATGTCGATACTCAACCGCTGGTCAGATCTGTATTAGATGGCTTTAACGTTTGCATCTTTGCATATGGACAAACTGGCTCAGGAAAGACATATACAATG AGTGGACCGGATTTGAATACCAAGCAAACGTGGGGTGTAAACTACCGTGCTCTAAGTGACCTGTTTCAAATATCCAAGGAGAGATcagattttgttaaatatgaaGTTGGTGTgcaaatgattgaaatatacAATGAACAAGTGAGAGATTTATTAGTCATGGATGGCTCAAATAGAAGAT TGGATATTCGGAACAATTCTCAGTTGAATGGCCTAAATGTGCCTGATGCAAGTTGGGTTCCAGTTGCAAGTACTCAAGATGTTCTTGAACTGATGAGAACAGGTCAAAAGAATCGTGCTGTAGGTGCTACGGCTTTAAACGAGCGAAGTAGCCGTTCTCACAGTGTTTTGACTATTCATGTGTATGGTAAAGAGTTGGTTTCTGGATCTATTCTCAAAGGTTGCCTGCATTTGGTGGATTTGGCTGGGAGCGAGAGAGTGGATAAGTCCGAGGCAGTAGGTGACAGATTGAAGGAAGCTcaacacataaataaatcacTCTCGGCACTAGGAGATGTCATCTCAGCACTTGCACAAAAGAGTGCACATATTCCTTACAGAAATAGCAAGCTTACTCAAGTATTACAAGATTctttag GTGGTCATGCTAAAACATTAATGTTTGTACATATAAGTCCTGAAGTCAATTCCATTGGAGAGACAGTAAGCACACTGAAGTTTGCTGAGAGGGTTGCTTCCATAGAACTCGGGGCAGCTAAATCAAACAAGGAAACCGGTGAAATCCGAGAACTTAAAGAAGAg ATATCAAATCTTAAACTTGCATTGGAAAAGAAAGAAGCAGAAGTAGAACAACTGAAAGGTGGAACTGCTCGAAGCGCGACTGAATCTCAACGAGCAAGAGCGGTTTCACCTTTCCATTTTCCAAGACGTAAGCCTGAATCATCTCCGAGACGTGGTGATGATAATAGAATCACAGAG GCTAGAAGCTGTTCTTCGGGTAAGCAAAGGAGGTCAAGATTTCCATCCGTGTTTGCAGACAAGGAGACATTTCCTAAGATGCCTATTCTAGCTGAAGAGAGATTACTGAGTGTAGTAAATGCAAGATCACCGTCTCCTCCTGTTCGGAGGTCCTTATCCACTGATAGAGGAGCCTTAATTAGAAGCAGGATCAAGGCTGACACAGTTGAAAATCAACCAGTCTCAAAAGTACCATTTCCGGCTAGAGTACCGGTTAACAAATCCTTAGCCAGTACAACCGTGATCCCATCAGTAGATAGCAACTCCTCCAGGGTTCATGTAAGTTCTCAAGAGATTTCCAAACAAGATAGCATCTCTGATAAACTTAGCACGACGAAACTGCATCCGGAACATGAAGAAGAGCAGTTTAGGCAAGCCCTTAATGTTAGACAAGGTGGAATAAGGAAAAGCAAGGCTGAGAGCAAAGCTAAAATGAAGCACCAACTGCCTACAAGACTTCATAAAACCGATGCAGCAGTCACATTGCTTTCTGAAATAGATGCTGGTGAGAAAATAGAGGAGCCTCGAAAAAGCGACTTCTCCGAGACAGAAAATGAGAATACACTCATTGGCTCTCTTACATCCAGCGCGTTGAAGACGAAGAGGTTTCGACAAAACATCACCAGGAATTCACAGAATGTTGAACCAAG GGGCTCAGTGCAAGCAGTAGAACCTTTTCTGGGAGAGAAAAACCGACAAGTAAAGGATGGAAGTAAAACTTTGATGCCTGAATTTCGAAGGAGCCGGTCATCACCTCGTGGGAAATTTTTGGTTTTGCCTTGA
- the LOC105768597 gene encoding uridine kinase-like protein 3 isoform X1 translates to MCRFKDMGSAAVEDMIEASSGVHFSGFHMDGLDSRHIKKPMISPATENMHNQPFLIGVAGGAASGKTTVCDMIIQQLHDQRVVLVNQDSFYHKLTEEELARVHEYNFDHPDAFDTEKLLDSIDNLRHGRAVDIPKYDFKSYKLDVFPVRRVNPSDVIILEGILIFHDPRVRELMNMKIFVDTDADVRLARRITRDTVGKSRDIGAVLDQYSKFVKPAFDDFILPTKKYADIIIPRGGDNHVAIDLIVQHIRTKLGQHDLCKIYPNLYVIQSTFQIRGMHTLIRDSQTTKHDFVFYADRLIRLVVEHGLGHLPFTEKQVITPTGSVYTGVDFCKRLCGVSIIRSGESMENALRACCKGIKIGKILIHREGDNGQQLIYEKLPQDISKRHVLLLDPILGTGNSAVQAISLLIKKGVPESNIIFLNLISAPQGVHMVCKSFPRLKIVTSEIDIGLNKDFCVIPGMGEFGDRYFGTDDDDDQKVVTPMQQSC, encoded by the exons ATGTGTAGGTTTAAGGATATGGGTTCTGCAGCAGTTGAAGATATGATAGAGGCTTCTTCTGGGGTTCATTTTTCTGGGTTCCACATGGATGGTTTGGATTCTAGACATATCAAGAAGCCTATGATTTCACCGGCTACTGAAAATATGCATAATCAACCTTTTCTTATCG GAGTTGCTGGTGGAGCAGCGTCCGGTAAGACTACAGTTTGTGATATGATTATTCAGCAACTTCACGATCAACGTGTGGTATTAGTTAATCAG GATTCCTTTTATCACAAACTCACTGAAGAGGAACTTGCAAGAGTTCATGAATACAACTTTGACCATCCCG ATGCATTTGACACAGAGAAATTATTAGATTCTATAGATAACTTAAGGCATGGCCGAGCAGTAGATattccaaaatatgatttcaaAAGTTATAAGCTTGATGTTTTTCCCGTAAGAAGG GTTAATCCTTCTGATGTTATAATTTTGGAAGGGATACTTATTTTCCATGATCCTCGCGTCCGAGAGTTGATGAACAtgaaaatatttgttgataCAG ATGCTGATGTGCGACTGGCAAGAAGAATAACGCGTGATACTGTTGGGAAGAGCAGAGATATTGGTGCTGTCCTTGATCAG TATTCAAAATTTGTGAAGCCAGCTTTTGATGACTTTATACTTCCAACAAAGAAATATGCAGATATCATCATTCCCCGAGGAGGAGATAATCATGTAGCAATTGATTTGATTGTACAACATATTAGGACGAAGCTTGGCCAGCATGATCTCTGTAAAATCTACCCGAATCTATATGTCATTCAATCAACTTTTCAG ATACGAGGCATGCATACCCTTATTCGTGACTCTCAAACAACGAAACATGACTTTGTTTTTTATGCTGATCGATTGATTCGTCTG GTTGTTgaacatgggctgggacatCTGCCATTTACAGAGAAGCAGGTGATCACTCCTACAG GGTCTGTATATACAGGTGTGGATTTCTGTAAGAGATTATGTGGAGTCTCTATTATTCGGAG TGGTGAGAGTATGGAGAATGCTTTGCGAGCATGTTGCAAAGGTATCAAGATTGGCAAGATTCTTATTCATAGGGAAGGTGACAACGGTCAACAG CTTATCTATGAAAAATTACCACAAGACATCTCCAAAAGGCATGTGCTACTACTGGATCCTATTCTAGGCACAG GCAATTCAGCCGTCCAAGCTATTTCATTGCTTATAAAAAAGGGTGTACCAGAGTCCAACATCATATTTCTCAATCTCATATCT GCACCGCAAGGTGTACATATGGTCTGCAAAAGCTTCCCAAGACTAAAGATCGTGACATCCGAGATTGATATTGGTTTAAACAAAGATTTCTGTGTTATCCCCGGAATGGGTGAGTTTGGAGACCGATATTTCGGAacagatgatgatgatgaccaGAAAGTGGTGACCCCTATGCAACAGTCATGCTGA